DNA sequence from the Eulemur rufifrons isolate Redbay chromosome 6, OSU_ERuf_1, whole genome shotgun sequence genome:
aatatatgcaCTTAACTGACTATATTAGCTTTCCTTTTATAATGAGAACACTGATGTTAAAATATGTCCTTTAGGAGATCTTCCttttacatgattttattttttttttccttttttataatctCCAGAATATGATCTTTCCTGATCTGTTTGAATAGTGTATATAATGTACTAGTCTCACATGTTCAGGCAGTATGTCTCCACTTCAGCTTACCACCCAcaatttaatttccttatttcagatttttcattgcTAAGTAGATGCTCTTTGAATCAGAACAATCTATTGTGTCAGAAGATTCCCCCAATTGTTTAAATTCTAAATAGAAAAGTTAAGTGCTTATGTTTGGCCAGGTGAGTGTGACAATCCTTTGGTCTGGCACTCTTGTCCAACTCTTTATGACTTCTACTGTGTGTCTTACTACAGTCTACTGATCCACCCATTCCAAACTCTCCGTCCAGGACTTCTTCTTCTAAATGCAGGCAGCTAAATGATGGACTCAACAGTCTAAATTTATAACTAATATCTCAACAACAATATCAACAATTCCTAAAATTGTGTTGCCAAAGACTGACTAAAGTGGTTACATTCATTATATAGCATTAGCCCTATGATGGTAaagttattaaaacatttttaacaagtgTGGCAACTGagttataaagaaattaaataacttgaccaAAGTCTCATAGCTAATAAATAGATAAGCCACCAAATGCAATAATTGGTCTCTATAGCTGACAGCTTACATACAGCGTAAAAAATAACATCCCTTAAACTCTATTCGTCTACCAACATACAGTGATCTATTCTTAATCTTATCCTTTCTTAGCTTGCAGCTAACACTAGAGTTCCACAGCTATCTCTACTAGAGTTCCCCACTCTACTATACTCTTCCTTTTGGTCCTGATCACAGTTTGAACATACCAAATGCTGAGACATATCAAATTGTAACAAAATGTCcctcttaaaaacaaactttattaaGACCCAAAAGTGTCTGAGTGTGGATCCAGCTGCCAAACTAGGTTCGAATCTTCAGGGCTTAGTTCTAGCAGTTCCCAAGGCTGCTTTAGTGCTTTGAGTTTTTTGATCCCCAGTAAACCTACTGAAAGGACAGGTTGAATGACTCCTCTGTGCCAGCATTATCGCGTTTCAGACTGACATCTTTTTTCCTTGTGGAgacagaagaaaacagtaaatttcAAGTGGCATTTCCTGCCCATatgcccccttcctccctccggCAGGAACAGACCATAAAGTTGCTGGATTCTTTGGATATCATCATCACTGAGGTGGAAGGTTCTAGGGTTCTGATACCAATACGTGGGGTACATTATGGAGTTTCGATTCCCAGAGTGCTGCAGGCCCAGAGAATGACCTATCTCATGAGTTGCAACCAGGAAGAGATTATACCCTGAAAGTGTAACCAAAAGCATAAAATTATGCATAGGGAAAACacttgtggaaaagaaaaaagaaaagaaaagaaaaggagggaaccgaaaagaaggaaagaacaaatgtTAGAAGGCAAGGAAAATGTACTACCAGGGAAAGAGGCTAAGTGGGAAACAAAATGACAAGATGCCTGGACAGATAAACTGGAAATGAATAAGACTTATGGAGAGAATTGAGGGACTGGTAAACATAAGCAAAAAGATACAGGAGAGAGAAAATCACAATATGACAATGTATTTATTATGGGAGCATCTGTGTTCACAAATGATCCCGCCTCCTCCGAATCATCCAGAAAACCTAATTCCTCAGCCAAAGCTTCCCACTTCACCCTGAGCACTCTGAATCCTTCCCTTTACCTCTTTGCTGCATCAGAGGCTCCAAGGGAGACCACACCAACCCCCAGGTTCCCTGAGAGCTCTAGCACTCTGACCAGGCAAGGACTTTACCCATGTTTGAAGGTGACCAGTGTTCATCCTTGTCAAAATGGACAACTCCTGGATTTTCAGAATTTGGTGAAAAGGCATGGCCTAAGACACCATTTCGCCCGTCAAAGGGCCAACCATCTTCATGGTCTGTGGATGACAGAAGCTTTGATCACCAATGGAAAAAGGGGGGAAAACAGGGCCTAAATGGTCTTAAATAAGCCTCGGAGACTTAGGATACTGTGCAACGGGCTGCTGTTGGGTGCGTGAGAGGGCAAAGGCATTATACACGCAAAGGAATAGGGTGCAGCCAAAAATCTAGATACTCCTCATCTTCTGGAGTGAAACAAAATAGGGACAGATGGCAGATACTGAGTAAAGTTTACATGTTAGACACAGAAACCTCTCCCAAAAtggtgggagaaaaggaaaagaaaacttaagcTCTGCAAGTTTTTATAAATAGGTTGGATCAACTTTGAATAGCATTTCAACAGATTTGGGAGCTCTGTAATacccttttaaaaggaaaaatgtgcaaTCTCCCTACCTGTTTACACTGCAGTGAACACCCCTCCTCTACCTATTGCTTCACTGTACTAAAAATGTCTTCCCTGTGTTATAAACTTTGCTTTGCGTTAAgattttggcttatttttttctcagaagttGAACTAGGTGGGCTGGGTTTGTGTTTATGCACTGGGACCCTTTGTCCTCTATACAGGGCATCACATCCCCTCTCTCATGTCAATTTCTTACCCCATTTCCAGAAAGAAATCTTGATGTCTGCATCTTCACTCTGTACCTGCTGGAAAGTCAGGGGAGTCACGTTGCTCCAGATGGAAACTGCATTATATATAATGTTTCTCACTGTAATTGGCTTCATAGCATCTGGGTAATTGATAATCCTGAGATAAGAAATCTCTAAATGAAACTGTTCAGAGATATGGGGATTATCTTAGCTCTAAAAATGAATAACTCTGCTTTGGGGAAAATCCCTTAATATGCTTAGCTCATTTTGCTCTTCTATGAAATTGAGCTAATCCCAGATgaactgaatcagaaactcaagGAATTAAACATGCAAATATAGATTTATAAGAATTGTAACAAATTCCCCACATTATTCTCAAGTAAAGTCTGGGAACCACAACCCTACATggtaaatgggggaaaaaatcaatcaatcaatcaatgtgaaCTAAATTGAAATGTATAGCATTCTAcataatttaatattgttttgctTTAGATGTCCCCAAAATATTTCAAGTCTTCAGTATGGAGATTGACCTAGGCAGGGAgtaagttttcaaaattatatccTAAAAACACCTACACACCTGcacaataaaaagaagaaagaaaagatttaactaAGGGAAGAATTGGGTTTGTGGCCAAAAGGTATTGGTTAGGCTTCACATTCTGAAGATGGGGTTGGAAGAAGCTAGAATGAGATGGTAGAATGGCCTTCTCTGAAGGAGATTTTGGGCTTTGGAGAGACTTCAGGGAAAGCAGAAGACTATTGCAGAGTTGCCTCTAGGAAAGGTCTTGTGGAAGGTCCTTTGATATGATCACCCCACGCTTCCCCCAGGCCTTAATAATAAGTACCTGTAGGTCAGAGTGTACTTATTCCATTTGGACTCTCCTGAGGAGATGGAGAAGTTATCCCCGGCAGGTACCC
Encoded proteins:
- the MMP26 gene encoding matrix metalloproteinase-26, whose protein sequence is MQPATLAVTIFLPCCLALPVAPATDLEGWDFVKDYFHRFFLSKKELPRLTQEKQFLQQFHPNGTGLLDKQMYTMLQQPRCGVPAGDNFSISSGESKWNKYTLTYRIINYPDAMKPITVRNIIYNAVSIWSNVTPLTFQQVQSEDADIKISFWKWDHEDGWPFDGRNGVLGHAFSPNSENPGVVHFDKDEHWSPSNMGYNLFLVATHEIGHSLGLQHSGNRNSIMYPTYWYQNPRTFHLSDDDIQRIQQLYGLFLPEGGRGHMGRKCHLKFTVFFCLHKEKRCQSETR